One Nitrospirota bacterium genomic region harbors:
- a CDS encoding DUF488 domain-containing protein yields MLFNRRRLLLTLLDTLGQKVSGTDFQKLLFLYTMEHEETPSYEFVPYHFGAFSFTSYADKRKMIEAGLLVNDDKNWKLTEAGQAEARHKPVDQKAVTEFCTQHSALHGDELIAEVYRRYPYYATRSEIVDRVLTDPAVREQVDAARPAHLDPSLLTIGYEGKTLERYLNQLLKASVTLLCDVRRNPLSRKYGFSKGSLSKACEGVGIRYEHLPELGIASSERGKLETQADYEALFERYEQACLPQQAAALQKIRNWIEHEGHRVALTCYEEKPSMCHRQRVSNAIERLDSSSLAQHL; encoded by the coding sequence ATGCTATTTAACCGTCGGAGACTATTATTAACGCTGCTTGATACCCTTGGGCAGAAGGTGAGCGGTACAGACTTCCAGAAACTGCTTTTTCTTTACACCATGGAGCATGAAGAAACACCCAGCTATGAGTTTGTGCCATACCACTTCGGCGCTTTTTCGTTCACTTCCTATGCAGACAAGCGCAAGATGATCGAAGCTGGTCTGCTTGTGAACGACGACAAAAACTGGAAACTTACAGAGGCAGGTCAGGCAGAAGCTCGACATAAACCTGTTGATCAGAAAGCAGTAACAGAGTTCTGCACTCAGCACTCTGCACTGCACGGCGATGAACTTATCGCAGAGGTCTATCGCCGCTATCCCTACTATGCAACACGCAGCGAAATTGTTGATAGAGTCTTGACCGATCCTGCTGTGCGTGAGCAGGTTGATGCTGCACGCCCAGCGCACCTTGACCCCAGCCTCCTGACAATAGGATATGAGGGTAAGACACTGGAAAGATATTTAAATCAGTTGCTCAAGGCATCCGTTACTTTGCTGTGTGACGTACGCAGAAATCCGCTTAGTCGGAAATATGGCTTCTCAAAGGGTTCGCTGAGCAAGGCATGCGAGGGCGTGGGTATACGTTATGAGCATCTGCCGGAGCTTGGCATAGCATCTTCCGAACGGGGCAAGCTCGAAACTCAGGCTGACTACGAGGCACTGTTTGAACGATATGAACAGGCCTGCCTGCCGCAACAGGCTGCAGCGCTTCAAAAGATCAGGAACTGGATCGAGCATGAGGGGCACCGCGTGGCGCTCACCTGCTATGAAGAGAAACCCTCAATGTGCCACCGGCAGCGGGTTTCTAATGCCATAGAGCGGCTGGACAGTTCCAGTCTTGCGCAGCACCTATGA
- a CDS encoding DUF2290 domain-containing protein: MNSRETLQQLAQLTETMVGLSLSNDQNFPSTHGQIDRDFEITVNGSDRMTTALKNIAYRDIYAELEQARCFNLKMLDGALVTLQYRFCNGDIREHVLSYFPSPDLEHFQNDPEVYLLDEVYADIIARNIVPFPIRFDFSNDDAKFVEIHHPRSHLTLGQYKNCRIPLCSPVTPLTFGGFILRNFYNTAFRKYSDEIPAPILSFANTITANERKIPHLSLGTTS; the protein is encoded by the coding sequence ATGAACTCCAGAGAAACGCTGCAACAGTTAGCGCAATTGACAGAGACGATGGTAGGCCTGAGTCTTTCGAATGATCAGAACTTCCCCTCTACTCATGGACAAATCGATCGGGATTTTGAGATAACGGTCAATGGATCGGATCGCATGACGACAGCGCTGAAGAACATCGCCTACCGTGATATTTATGCCGAACTGGAGCAAGCACGATGCTTCAATTTAAAGATGCTTGATGGCGCACTTGTGACGCTTCAGTATAGGTTTTGTAATGGCGACATACGCGAGCATGTGCTTTCCTATTTCCCTTCGCCAGACTTGGAGCATTTCCAAAATGATCCCGAAGTCTATCTTCTGGACGAGGTCTACGCTGACATTATCGCAAGGAACATTGTGCCGTTTCCAATCCGCTTCGATTTTAGTAATGATGATGCAAAGTTTGTGGAAATCCATCATCCCCGTTCGCACCTTACACTAGGCCAATATAAGAATTGTCGTATTCCCTTGTGCTCACCAGTTACTCCGTTAACTTTCGGAGGTTTCATTCTACGGAATTTCTATAACACTGCATTTCGTAAGTATTCAGATGAGATCCCTGCGCCTATACTCTCATTTGCCAACACCATCACTGCGAATGAAAGAAAAATCCCTCATCTTTCGCTCGGTACGACGAGCTGA